In Microcaecilia unicolor chromosome 1, aMicUni1.1, whole genome shotgun sequence, the following are encoded in one genomic region:
- the LOC115462411 gene encoding oocyte zinc finger protein XlCOF15-like, whose protein sequence is MSLDNDVIEETVEEKREEKREDRPRELKVIPKQSRHDGGETWRHHQETGKKWRHPAGDSPEYEGSGGELTNILEHQRPFQINNSHEINSELYQREEKEKKCFLCETCGRSFGRKYSLILHQRTHTGEKPFKCSECDKSFRTNTYLRSHQKIHMGNKPFQCSRCDKLFSEKSQLRRHERVHTSEKPFTCVECGKCFRYKPYLVIHSRIHSGEKPFKCTECDTIFSNKSQLKRHQWRRTGEKPLACTVCGKISVE, encoded by the exons atgtctctag ATAACGATGTGATAGAGGAAACggtggaagaaaagagagaggagaagcgaGAAGATCGTCCTAGAGAACTGAAAGTGATCCCGAAACAATCAAGACATGACGGGGGAGAAACCTGGAGACATCACCAGGAAACGGGGAAGAAGTGGAGACATCCTGCAGGAGACTCACCAGAGTACGAGGGAAGTGGCGGCGAGCTGACAAACATCCTTGAACACCAGAGACCCTTCCAAATTAACAACAGTCATGAAATAAATTCTGAACTCTaccagagagaagagaaagagaagaaatgctttCTGTGTGAAACCTGTGGAAGAAGTTTTGGGAGAAAATATAGCTTAATTTTGCACCAGAGAActcacacgggagagaaaccttTTAAATGTAGTGAATGTGACAAAAGCTTCAGAACTAATACGTACCTGAGAAGTCACCAAAAAATTCACATGGGAAACAAACCATTTCAGTGTTCTCGGTGTGATAAACTATTCAGTGAAAAATCACAGCTGAGAAGGCACGAAAGGGTCCATACGAGTGAGAAACCATTTACCTGTGTGGAGTGTGGTAAGTGCTTCCGTTACAAACCATACCTGGTCATACACAGTAGGATCCATTCGGGAGAGAAGCCGTTTAAATGCACTGAGTGTGATACAATTTTCAGTAACAAATCCCAGCTAAAGCGACATCAATGGAGACGCACGGGAGAGAAACCACTTGCATGTACTGTATGTGGCAAAATTTCTGTTGAATAA